The window GAAAAAATAGCGGGAGCTATAAGCATTTTTTTCCTGGGTGTTGCTATTCTTTTAGTAACTTTCAATGTTACCGCGAGATATGTTTTCAATTACGGAGAACCATGGTGTGAAGAAGCGATACGCTATTCTGTCGTCTTTGCCACATTTTTTGGACTAAGCCTCGCAGTTGCTAAAAATGAAAGCATGAAGATAGATGTATTGGTACAACTTACAAAGGGCAGGCTGCAGCGGTTGATTCATCTGATAGGCACGTTGGCGGAAGTTACGGTGCTGTGGCTGCTTCTATACTTCTCATATCTTCTGGTGGCAGAAACGATAGAAAGCGGTCAGATAACGCCCTCGGCGGATTACCCGATGTACATTCCGTATCTGTTTGTGACAGCGGGAGTCTTTGTATGTGCCTTGAGCTCGCTTTACGCCCTTTACAATGCAATAAAGGGGGAAAAATAAGATGGAAATGGCGATGGTACTTTTCGCTACGCTGTTTATTTTCCTTTTCCTCAGTGCCCCTATCTACGTGGCGTTGACAGCCTCTTCGCTTATAACAATGTTTATTTTTGGCGATTACAGTTTGTCAGCGGTCATGCAGAGGATATTTGGCGGCATGGACAAATTTGCCCTGATGTCTCTGCCATTTTATGTTCTTGCCGCGGATATTATGACTGTTGGGGGAATGTCCAAAAAAATCGTTGATTTTGTTAATGTGGCAATGGGCAGCTTCCGTGGCAGTCTTGCCATCGTGACACAGGGGGCCAGTATGTTTTTTGGAGCATTATCTGGCTCAAGTCCAGCGACGGTAGTTGCGATAGGCTCGATGATGTACCCCAGGCTCACAAATGAGGCTGAGGGAGGTTATTCCAAGAGGTTTGCCGCTGGCCTTATTACGTCGTCGGGAGCTGTAGCAATTTTGATACCTCCGAGTATAACGTTCATTATTTACGGAGCCACGACAGGTGTTTCGATTGCGGCGCTGTTTGCCGGCGGACTTGGCGCTGGGCTAGTATTCGGTGGCTTGATAATGCTCTACAGCTATTATTACGCCTTAAATCACCACGTGGTAGTTGGACAGAAAGTTACCAGCGCTGAACTTATAAAAGTTACCAAGGATGCTTCTTGGTCTCTTGGGGTTCCGGTAATTATTGTCGGTGGAATATCAGCCGGGATATTTACTCCCACGGAGGCTGCTGGATTTTCAGTTGTATATGCGCTTTTTGTATGTGTGTTCATATACAAGGAACTTCCACTTTCAAAGCTATTAATGGCAATGAAGACCTCTGCCGTTACGATAGGACAGCTGATGATGCTGCTTGGTACGGCAGGGTTGTTTGGCTGGGTGCTGACTGTCTCGTTCTTTCCGCAAATTCTTGCTGAGTTATTGACGACGACCATAACATCGAAATATACCATGCTGTTTATTGTCAATATAATGTTCCTTATTGCAGGGATGTTTGTTGATGGAGGTGCGGCCATAATGATTCTTGCGCCGCTGATCTTTCTTCCTATGGTCAAACTTGGCGTCGACCCCGTTCATCTTGGAGTAGTTTTAGTAACCAACCTCTCTATTGGTATGTTTACTCCACCCTTTGGATTGAACCTTTTTGTCGCGCGCTCTGTTACGGGACTGTCTCTTGGTGAAATATACCGTTCCGTGTTGCCGTTTATAGTAATCAGCATAATAGCTCTGATTATTATTACCTATATTCCGGCGGTGTCTATGATTTTTGTTTCGCTACTTTCTTAATATTAATGAATACTCAGGGAGGAAAATTGACTATGAAAAAGAGCTTTAAGTTGGCAGTACTGGTTTTAGCGTGTGTCGTCGCTGTTGCGGGAATTTCGGAAGCCGCAGTAAAAAAGGTCAAGCATGCGATCACCGTCAATATGGATGACGCCGGAGGTGTTGCGGCAGCTACAATGAAAGATAATATAAAAAAGTATTCGAACGGCGCGATGGAACTTCAAATTTTTCCTGGAAGCCAGCTTGGAGGAATGAGGGAACACTATGAAGCATGTCAGAGCGGCGCAATTGAAACGATTTATGTCGCGGCGTCGGCGGCTTCGAAGTTTGTTCCCGAAGTGGGAGTCTTAGATTTGCCCTTCCTCTTTCCGACCGACTATGATAAGGCGTGGAAGGTAATAGACGGGGATTTAACAAAAATTCTTGCCGAGAAACTTGCAAAGCAGAACTTTGTCCTCCTCGGCATCGCTCCCTATGGCTATAAGAGCCTCCATTCAGGTACTAAACAGATCAAATCTTTGAAGGATATCTCCGGCATGAAAATAAGGATTATGCCGTCAAAGACTCTGGAGCTTACGTACAAGGCGTGGAATGCCAATCCGACCCCCGTTGAATTTGGCGAACTTTATGTAGCTCTTCAGCAGAGAGTCGTCGACGGCGGAGAAAATGGCCTTTCTGTTATAAAGGCGCAGAAATTTAACGAAGTACAGCCGTACCTCACAGTCTCAAAACACGGCCTTTTTATGGGGCTGATGGTCGCCAACAAAAGATGGTTTGATAAACTTTCTGATAGCGAAAGAGAGGTAATTATAAAGGCGGCTAAAGAAAATATAACGCAGCAGCG is drawn from Cloacibacillus porcorum and contains these coding sequences:
- a CDS encoding TRAP transporter substrate-binding protein, producing the protein MKKSFKLAVLVLACVVAVAGISEAAVKKVKHAITVNMDDAGGVAAATMKDNIKKYSNGAMELQIFPGSQLGGMREHYEACQSGAIETIYVAASAASKFVPEVGVLDLPFLFPTDYDKAWKVIDGDLTKILAEKLAKQNFVLLGIAPYGYKSLHSGTKQIKSLKDISGMKIRIMPSKTLELTYKAWNANPTPVEFGELYVALQQRVVDGGENGLSVIKAQKFNEVQPYLTVSKHGLFMGLMVANKRWFDKLSDSEREVIIKAAKENITQQRKYVAEEDEKIIKYLGENGMTVYRLSSKEAAEFEKASQPVYKAFSDISAENKRTLDTVLKAKKDFGY
- a CDS encoding TRAP transporter large permease, with protein sequence MEMAMVLFATLFIFLFLSAPIYVALTASSLITMFIFGDYSLSAVMQRIFGGMDKFALMSLPFYVLAADIMTVGGMSKKIVDFVNVAMGSFRGSLAIVTQGASMFFGALSGSSPATVVAIGSMMYPRLTNEAEGGYSKRFAAGLITSSGAVAILIPPSITFIIYGATTGVSIAALFAGGLGAGLVFGGLIMLYSYYYALNHHVVVGQKVTSAELIKVTKDASWSLGVPVIIVGGISAGIFTPTEAAGFSVVYALFVCVFIYKELPLSKLLMAMKTSAVTIGQLMMLLGTAGLFGWVLTVSFFPQILAELLTTTITSKYTMLFIVNIMFLIAGMFVDGGAAIMILAPLIFLPMVKLGVDPVHLGVVLVTNLSIGMFTPPFGLNLFVARSVTGLSLGEIYRSVLPFIVISIIALIIITYIPAVSMIFVSLLS
- a CDS encoding TRAP transporter small permease; its protein translation is MRLLEKIAGAISIFFLGVAILLVTFNVTARYVFNYGEPWCEEAIRYSVVFATFFGLSLAVAKNESMKIDVLVQLTKGRLQRLIHLIGTLAEVTVLWLLLYFSYLLVAETIESGQITPSADYPMYIPYLFVTAGVFVCALSSLYALYNAIKGEK